Proteins encoded in a region of the Nitrospirota bacterium genome:
- a CDS encoding CsgG/HfaB family protein, with amino-acid sequence MRRSSFFLPVLLLCTSCASYDKREVVDSRPTPSNPAAQAPANLSGASSNTSVRILKRKIAVARFTNEARTTSPSLFGEAYNRDPNFDRLGKQAADMLSTELTRSGKFIVLERQDLNKLEAESELMGLSREQFKQSMVGVDALIFGSIAEFGRKDVGEVQMFSRSRQQIAHAKVNARLVDPRTGHAFFSDDGAGDATLEQSTILGLGDRATFDSTLNDKALSAAVVNLIDKLINKLADKPWTTSILTVEGPNVMVAGGARQGLRVGDHLKVMAAGKVIKSPQTGFNIQLPHTQLGELEVLSFFGDSDTNEGSICRIVNGPMPTTDHIIQF; translated from the coding sequence ATGAGACGCTCCTCATTCTTCCTTCCCGTCCTCCTCCTCTGTACCAGTTGCGCCAGCTACGATAAACGAGAGGTGGTGGACTCCCGTCCCACCCCATCAAATCCGGCCGCCCAGGCCCCGGCGAATCTTTCAGGGGCCTCATCCAACACGTCCGTCCGCATCCTCAAGCGAAAGATCGCGGTGGCCCGCTTCACCAATGAGGCCCGCACCACGTCGCCGAGTCTCTTCGGGGAGGCCTACAACCGGGACCCGAACTTCGATCGGCTCGGTAAACAGGCTGCCGACATGCTCTCGACCGAGTTGACCCGCTCGGGAAAATTTATCGTGCTCGAACGGCAGGACCTCAACAAACTCGAAGCGGAAAGCGAGCTGATGGGCCTCAGCCGCGAACAATTCAAGCAAAGCATGGTCGGTGTCGATGCGCTGATCTTCGGGTCCATCGCCGAATTCGGACGCAAGGACGTCGGCGAGGTCCAGATGTTTTCCCGGTCGCGGCAACAGATCGCCCATGCCAAGGTGAACGCCCGGCTGGTCGATCCCCGCACCGGACATGCCTTCTTCAGCGATGACGGCGCCGGAGACGCGACGCTCGAGCAATCGACGATTCTCGGACTCGGCGATCGAGCGACCTTCGATTCGACCCTGAACGACAAGGCCCTCTCTGCCGCCGTGGTGAACCTGATCGATAAACTGATCAACAAGCTGGCCGATAAACCCTGGACCACGAGCATCCTGACGGTGGAAGGTCCCAACGTGATGGTCGCCGGCGGAGCGCGGCAGGGGCTGAGAGTCGGGGACCATCTCAAAGTCATGGCCGCCGGCAAGGTGATCAAGAGTCCGCAAACGGGATTCAATATCCAGCTGCCCCATACCCAGCTGGGCGAACTGGAAGTGCTGTCGTTCTTCGGGGATTCGGACACCAACGAGGGTTCGATCTGCCGGATCGTCAATGGGCCGATGCCGACGACCGATCACATCATCCAGTTCTAA
- a CDS encoding DUF799 family lipoprotein, with translation MSHFSYLTVACAALVLSGCVTQPNPDYSNFFDHQPRSILVVPPANKTTAVDAPAVFLTTVSAAFAERGYYVFPVFLVQDVLNDLGATDEGAIAAIPPEKFKEVFGADSILYVTITDWTTSYVVLASNIIVGADYRLVDAGTGALLWTGKQKVVHNSGGGGGGGLIGALVVAAVQAAITASTVQYRPIALQANTLVAKQPRSGLPAGPYHPEFQKDREQFK, from the coding sequence ATGAGCCACTTCTCGTATCTTACTGTCGCGTGCGCGGCCCTCGTCCTCTCCGGTTGCGTCACACAGCCCAACCCGGATTACTCGAACTTTTTCGACCATCAACCACGTTCCATTCTCGTCGTTCCACCCGCCAACAAGACCACGGCGGTGGATGCCCCGGCTGTGTTCCTCACGACCGTCAGCGCCGCGTTCGCCGAGCGCGGATACTATGTATTCCCGGTATTCCTCGTCCAAGACGTCCTCAACGATCTGGGCGCAACCGACGAAGGCGCCATCGCCGCCATCCCCCCGGAGAAATTTAAAGAGGTCTTCGGCGCGGACTCGATCCTGTATGTGACGATCACAGACTGGACGACCTCTTACGTTGTCCTTGCCTCAAACATCATCGTGGGAGCCGACTATCGCCTCGTGGATGCCGGTACGGGAGCCCTGCTGTGGACGGGAAAACAAAAAGTGGTTCACAATAGCGGCGGGGGTGGCGGAGGCGGGCTCATTGGAGCCCTGGTCGTCGCAGCAGTCCAGGCGGCAATTACCGCTTCAACCGTTCAATATCGACCCATCGCTCTTCAAGCGAATACCCTCGTCGCCAAACAACCCCGGTCTGGCCTCCCCGCAGGACCGTACCATCCGGAATTCCAAAAAGACCGGGAGCAATTTAAGTAA
- a CDS encoding DUF4810 domain-containing protein has protein sequence MMPRLVTVASLFACVLGVTACMPASQFYWGSYEDSLYSRQQHAGAGGETEAATMLLATINDAQTTNAKVGPGIHGDYGYLLFKQGRAEEAMAELQKEAALYPESKPLMDTMVSRIQGRKDKEKEKKPAP, from the coding sequence ATGATGCCACGTCTCGTTACCGTCGCCTCGCTGTTCGCCTGCGTCTTGGGCGTCACGGCCTGTATGCCCGCCTCCCAGTTCTATTGGGGCTCTTATGAAGACAGCCTCTACTCGCGCCAACAGCATGCCGGAGCGGGAGGTGAGACCGAAGCCGCGACCATGCTCCTCGCCACCATTAATGACGCTCAGACCACCAACGCCAAAGTGGGCCCGGGGATCCATGGCGACTATGGGTATCTCCTCTTCAAACAAGGAAGAGCCGAGGAGGCCATGGCAGAACTGCAGAAAGAAGCGGCGTTGTACCCGGAGTCGAAACCGCTGATGGACACGATGGTCTCCAGGATTCAAGGACGGAAGGATAAAGAGAAAGAGAAGAAACCCGCGCCATGA
- a CDS encoding lytic transglycosylase domain-containing protein has protein sequence MKAVLKSPPTMRAVLIAVFLLLMWLGLNWAYHVFNKPSEVLFPLDRALNKRPIETWKEYGSLFREHATPVITADLLAALAQTEGAGNPVARTYWRWHLSWNPFEWYQPASSAVGMYQITDGTFREATRYCIHDHVVVEDGPWNDLNSCWFNSLYTRVLPSHAIEVTSASLDRAVAKAIGTRLGGRVTLRQKQDLAALIHLCGAGAGHAYASRGFRLTPNQRCGDHDVNSYLSRVNALKFEFAKPAAGDKTIRRER, from the coding sequence ATGAAGGCCGTGCTCAAGTCGCCGCCGACGATGCGGGCCGTCCTGATCGCCGTCTTCCTTCTCCTCATGTGGCTCGGCTTGAACTGGGCCTATCACGTATTCAACAAGCCGAGTGAAGTCCTCTTTCCTCTGGACCGGGCCCTCAACAAGCGCCCCATTGAGACCTGGAAGGAATACGGCTCACTCTTCCGCGAACATGCGACCCCGGTCATTACGGCCGATCTGCTGGCGGCATTAGCACAGACGGAGGGAGCGGGCAATCCGGTGGCGCGAACCTATTGGCGCTGGCATCTCTCCTGGAATCCATTTGAGTGGTACCAACCGGCATCGAGCGCGGTCGGCATGTACCAGATCACCGACGGGACCTTTCGCGAGGCAACGCGTTATTGCATCCACGACCATGTGGTGGTCGAAGACGGCCCCTGGAACGACCTGAACTCCTGTTGGTTCAACAGCCTCTACACCCGCGTCCTGCCGAGCCATGCCATCGAAGTGACCTCGGCCTCGCTCGATCGCGCGGTCGCCAAGGCGATTGGCACCAGGCTGGGAGGCAGAGTCACGCTTCGACAGAAGCAGGACCTCGCGGCCTTGATACACCTCTGCGGAGCCGGTGCCGGCCATGCCTATGCGTCACGAGGATTCCGGCTGACTCCCAACCAACGATGCGGCGACCACGACGTGAACAGCTACCTGTCCAGGGTCAATGCCTTGAAATTCGAATTCGCCAAGCCGGCGGCAGGAGACAAGACGATCAGACGGGAGCGATAG